The sequence AGGAGAACGTGGAGGAGCTTGTCTCGGAATTCGGCGCGGATGTCCCCGTTTATCCGTGCGATGTTTCGAAGGACGAAGAAATCGCGGCGTTTTTCGACAAGGTGAAGGGCCACACGAGCAAGCTGGATCTTCTGCTCCATTCTGTGGCGTTTGCGCCGAAAGAAGCGCTCGAAGGCGACTTTGTTTCCACATCGCGTTCGGCTTTTTCCACCGCGATGGATATCAGCGCTTATTCGCTCGTCGCGCTTTCGCGCGCGGCGGCGCCGATGATGACCGATGGCGGCAGCATCGTCGCCATGAGCTATCTCGGCAGCGTGAAAGTCGTGCCGCACTACAACGTGATGGGCGTGGCCAAAGCGGCGCTGGAGTCCTCGACGCGTTATCTGGCCTACGATCTCGGCGCCAAAAAGATCCGCGTGAATTGCATTAGCGCCGGACCCGTGCAGACGCTGGCGGCGCGCGGGATCGCCGGATTATCATCCATGATGAAGCATTACGAGGAGCATGCTCCGCTCAAGCGCAGCTGCGAAACCTCCGAACTTGGCGCGACAGGCGTGTTTCTCGCCAGCGATGGCGCGGCCTCGATCACCGGTCAGGTGCTCTACGTGGACGGCGGCTACGAGATCATGGGTATGTAGGCGCGGATGGACGCGCAGATCATCGACGAGCTGCGCCGGGTCGCCGGGATCGACGGCGTGCGCATGGATGATGCAGCCCGCGAGGCGGCTGCGGGCGACAAATGGTTCGCCCGCACATTGCCCGACGTGGTGGTTTTTGCGCGCTCGACGGCGTCAGTTGCCGGCGTGATGAAGATCGCGTCGCGGGAAAAAGTTCCCGTGACGACGCGCGGGGCGGGTTATGGCTACGTGGGAGGATGCGTTCCCGTGCGCGGAGGCATCGCGCTGTCCATGGAGCGGATGAACCGCATCAGGGAGGTGAGCGCGGAGGATTTCGTCGCGG comes from Chthoniobacterales bacterium and encodes:
- a CDS encoding enoyl-ACP reductase: MSQGILSGKTGVVFGVANKRSIAWAIAKAWKEAGANLIFNYQGERVKENVEELVSEFGADVPVYPCDVSKDEEIAAFFDKVKGHTSKLDLLLHSVAFAPKEALEGDFVSTSRSAFSTAMDISAYSLVALSRAAAPMMTDGGSIVAMSYLGSVKVVPHYNVMGVAKAALESSTRYLAYDLGAKKIRVNCISAGPVQTLAARGIAGLSSMMKHYEEHAPLKRSCETSELGATGVFLASDGAASITGQVLYVDGGYEIMGM